One stretch of Alphaproteobacteria bacterium DNA includes these proteins:
- a CDS encoding response regulator: MTLTNGVSIQASVDQTVHALERVSCLIVDGNRHMRTLLKGVLRAFGMRNVQETNDGPSAINELKVSPYDLLITEYALDLLDGIDLTRLIRTGSDSHNPLMPIIMLTGHTERYIVSRARDVGVNEFLAKPISAEALYVRIISAVFHPRPFVKAKSFMGPDRRRHEMKSLKGPDHRRVQPEMIMPKIWSLGDKNRDAERRPTGT; encoded by the coding sequence ATGACTTTGACGAATGGCGTCAGCATTCAAGCCTCCGTCGATCAGACCGTGCACGCGCTGGAGCGCGTCAGTTGTCTGATCGTCGATGGAAACAGGCATATGCGCACCTTGCTGAAGGGCGTGCTGCGCGCGTTTGGCATGCGCAACGTGCAAGAAACAAACGATGGGCCAAGCGCCATCAACGAGTTGAAGGTCAGTCCCTACGATCTTCTGATTACGGAATACGCGTTGGATTTGCTGGATGGCATCGATCTGACCCGCCTGATTCGAACAGGCAGCGACAGCCATAATCCTTTGATGCCGATCATCATGCTGACCGGTCATACCGAGCGCTACATCGTTTCCAGGGCCAGGGACGTCGGCGTCAACGAATTCTTGGCCAAGCCGATTTCCGCCGAGGCTTTGTATGTCCGCATCATCAGCGCGGTTTTCCATCCCAGGCCGTTCGTCAAGGCAAAGTCCTTCATGGGGCCGGATCGGCGTCGCCATGAAATGAAGAGCTTGAAGGGGCCGGACCACCGTCGGGTCCAGCCGGAAATGATCATGCCTAAAATCTGGTCGCTGGGCGACAAGAACAGAGATGCGGAAAGAAGGCCCACTGGAACATGA
- a CDS encoding alpha/beta hydrolase, which yields MKSKYQTASPIGLAVFSCVCLLALVLNGCATPLPFESRYSHAEGLAKSGGWSPFVANDAARFSLQGFRAPARQNGTFLRIYIEGDGYSWTSPSTPSSDPSPRNPVALRMALADPLATHYLARPCQFAGRHSSGCETRHWTYARFSPELVQAVDSAIDEIAFGKEHNGIQLVGYSGGGVMAALIAARRQDIALLATVAAPLDIDLWTAINKIGPLRESLSPVDFTSFLLCVPQLHLAGEDDDVVPPRVVESYLAKLQTSVEERQSKAKSCQWKGKYAPSFKLVTVQGIDHDGAWDLEWRRWSQRLNDHFGLR from the coding sequence GTGAAATCAAAATATCAAACGGCCAGTCCCATCGGACTGGCCGTTTTTTCTTGTGTATGCCTTCTGGCGCTTGTCTTGAACGGCTGCGCTACGCCCCTTCCATTCGAGTCGCGCTACAGCCATGCCGAGGGGCTGGCGAAGAGTGGCGGCTGGTCTCCTTTTGTCGCCAATGACGCGGCAAGGTTTTCCTTGCAGGGATTTCGCGCGCCAGCGCGGCAAAACGGGACATTCTTGCGCATCTATATCGAAGGAGACGGTTATTCATGGACGTCGCCGTCCACGCCGTCTTCTGATCCTTCGCCGCGAAACCCGGTGGCGCTCAGAATGGCCCTGGCTGATCCGCTGGCGACACATTATCTGGCGCGACCTTGCCAGTTCGCGGGCAGGCATTCTTCTGGCTGCGAGACGCGTCATTGGACTTATGCCCGTTTCTCGCCTGAGTTGGTGCAAGCCGTCGATTCCGCTATCGACGAAATCGCATTTGGCAAAGAGCATAACGGCATTCAACTGGTCGGTTATTCGGGCGGGGGCGTGATGGCGGCTCTGATTGCTGCAAGGCGGCAAGACATTGCATTGTTGGCAACGGTAGCGGCCCCCCTCGATATCGACCTTTGGACCGCTATCAATAAGATTGGCCCGCTGCGAGAGTCACTAAGTCCGGTCGATTTTACGTCCTTTCTTCTTTGCGTGCCGCAATTGCATCTAGCCGGTGAGGATGACGATGTCGTTCCCCCTCGCGTGGTCGAGAGCTATCTTGCGAAATTGCAGACTTCTGTCGAGGAAAGACAGAGCAAAGCAAAATCATGTCAGTGGAAAGGAAAGTATGCCCCTTCCTTCAAATTGGTGACTGTGCAGGGGATAGACCATGACGGCGCATGGGACTTAGAATGGCGCAGATGGAGCCAACGACTTAATGACCATTTTGGACTTCGATAA
- a CDS encoding autotransporter domain-containing protein, producing the protein MKSPVIAKPNMGQDQLVLRGVSPLWGLMIDILTRGCLMKNVYLRSALFSGAVMLLVTGQAIAGQQTSGAPCGGGYSDTYGSGSSTYSAECGTNAAKNSVAVVSNEVLKAATTQTVGLISDRVNNITRSVSRQMAAQKKAENVTLLDGLRTKKAEEERLRLAKLQRDQFLNGYEFEKFEGAAPQEAQVVSSATAENASTSASRARPILASGESSASERWLTPQSVESQSRTGTVSDVVALMSANSSTVMPGLSAKGVELNFDEDGGLAAGNAPAKWGIWLSGGYSHINYNRSDNNFDGRVWTGAAGIDYRVTQRLFIGLSGAWEDVSLDTKFNRGNFDGSGWTVAPYAALIIDEMFSADLTAGYSNLSYDMDRIDPGDNSTITGKTDGARYFGQLNLNADKNINNWRLGATLGTLYAWEKKDAFTESNSNKVLSHDARLGRASLGGRVGYLFANVFEPYAGAAYRYDFSDGNSPDSDDVLLKAGTRFYMGDVSVGSIEASAPVMRDHTNQWSVVGAIRLNF; encoded by the coding sequence GTGAAAAGCCCTGTCATTGCCAAACCAAATATGGGACAAGATCAATTAGTTCTGAGAGGGGTATCGCCCCTCTGGGGTTTGATGATCGATATTTTGACGCGGGGTTGTCTCATGAAGAACGTTTACTTGCGTTCAGCACTTTTTAGCGGCGCTGTGATGCTGCTTGTTACGGGGCAAGCAATTGCCGGTCAGCAAACCAGCGGCGCCCCTTGCGGTGGCGGCTACTCCGACACTTACGGCTCAGGTTCGAGCACCTACAGTGCCGAATGCGGCACGAATGCGGCAAAGAACAGCGTTGCAGTGGTGTCGAACGAAGTGTTGAAGGCTGCGACGACGCAGACCGTCGGCCTGATCTCGGATCGCGTCAACAACATCACTCGTTCTGTCAGTCGTCAGATGGCGGCCCAGAAGAAGGCCGAGAATGTGACGTTGTTGGATGGTCTGCGCACCAAGAAGGCTGAGGAAGAGCGTCTGCGTCTGGCCAAGCTGCAGCGCGACCAGTTCCTGAACGGCTACGAGTTCGAGAAGTTTGAGGGCGCTGCCCCGCAAGAGGCGCAGGTCGTCTCTAGCGCAACCGCCGAGAACGCTTCGACTTCCGCCTCGCGTGCGCGTCCTATCTTGGCTTCCGGAGAGTCCAGCGCCAGCGAAAGGTGGCTGACTCCTCAATCCGTCGAGTCGCAGTCACGCACTGGAACGGTTTCCGACGTCGTGGCGCTGATGAGCGCGAACTCGTCGACGGTTATGCCTGGGCTTAGCGCCAAGGGTGTCGAATTGAACTTCGACGAGGATGGCGGTCTTGCTGCCGGCAATGCGCCCGCCAAGTGGGGCATTTGGTTGAGCGGTGGTTATAGCCACATCAATTATAACCGCAGCGACAACAACTTTGACGGTCGCGTTTGGACGGGTGCTGCGGGCATCGATTACCGTGTTACCCAGAGACTATTCATCGGCCTTAGCGGTGCTTGGGAAGATGTCAGCCTCGATACGAAGTTCAATCGCGGCAACTTTGATGGTAGCGGCTGGACGGTTGCTCCCTATGCTGCCCTCATCATTGATGAGATGTTCAGCGCAGATTTGACTGCCGGTTACAGCAACCTGTCTTATGACATGGACCGCATTGATCCGGGCGACAACTCCACAATCACGGGCAAAACTGATGGTGCCCGCTATTTCGGACAGTTGAACCTAAATGCGGACAAGAACATCAACAACTGGCGTCTTGGCGCTACCCTTGGCACTCTGTACGCCTGGGAAAAGAAGGATGCCTTCACCGAAAGCAACTCCAACAAAGTTCTTTCGCATGATGCCCGTCTTGGTCGGGCCTCGCTGGGCGGTCGCGTTGGATATTTGTTCGCCAATGTGTTCGAACCATATGCAGGCGCTGCCTATCGCTATGATTTCTCGGACGGCAATTCGCCTGATAGCGACGACGTTCTGCTTAAGGCAGGCACGAGGTTCTATATGGGCGACGTGTCAGTCGGTTCAATCGAGGCTTCGGCCCCGGTGATGCGCGACCACACCAACCAATGGTCGGTCGTCGGTGCGATCCGCCTGAACTTCTAA
- a CDS encoding O-antigen ligase family protein: MTPKQKMGAAYDEGRTLLARATFFLPALATLLVCSGQFIFLMAIEPIGSTGIWYQSEPVIISFLIMGFLSWLLLTAGLLHRPKQASSLIANPAFFLPLAAGLWGGVVAILSPSPGLALLGSPQLGQGPMTFLAAAGASGATLLFIAPNPRSRMLVCWATALSTALLVMLMFLGDRSWQPYFFKDFLVFHALFGWLVLMLWGPRNLVVKLIISLIGIGIVYLSDNRTALGALAIVASVTFLAFRFQRSVPGWVLKTAMVAMPTGLVLISLILSLLLPLKIVSLQGYSDTSALASRAMLIEVVKKEVKENPWRLIVGQGWGHYTQQLLSHLRLHTIKTYFDLSNEDRLHHWDATIRVDFHSHNEVVEALSAGGMPAAALAILPLAFLGWRTRSRRWPVVAAAMAGWAFLQGFWFMLPISLPLMAVATASAGRPLFHPPALSKHAKPWPIICLTIAALLLGAIMVLKNDANNGREVLNHRLDASIDKEVAACDSPLANHARGHLHHANILRRLGSDVVSILSAGRNLREGVVERLDRTLCHARDAAQYPSGLVLGVAAIGVYSDIAYSDASEGFEPIRIKLLSGWQTTLERVLAQAPERTDLAVPYFSWLLAKGDEATLAKFAQSLLSRKGDDPVGLWFSGIVMLAYPETSSQGIERMLRAIDLGIEEVMPLDNHIRTQIKEWRVQ, encoded by the coding sequence ATGACGCCTAAACAAAAAATGGGGGCTGCCTACGATGAAGGCAGAACACTACTTGCCAGAGCGACTTTTTTTCTACCCGCCTTGGCTACATTGTTGGTTTGTTCTGGACAGTTCATTTTTCTAATGGCCATAGAACCTATCGGTTCTACGGGGATTTGGTATCAGTCAGAACCAGTCATCATCTCCTTCCTCATTATGGGATTCCTGTCATGGCTTCTTCTAACGGCAGGGCTTCTGCATCGTCCCAAACAAGCATCCAGCCTCATAGCGAATCCCGCATTTTTTCTGCCATTGGCTGCTGGGCTTTGGGGTGGAGTCGTCGCCATCTTGTCCCCCTCACCGGGGCTGGCATTACTAGGGTCACCACAACTCGGGCAAGGCCCGATGACATTTTTGGCAGCTGCGGGCGCTTCGGGAGCCACCCTACTGTTTATCGCCCCCAACCCTAGATCGCGAATGTTGGTTTGCTGGGCAACGGCATTATCCACCGCTTTGCTCGTCATGCTGATGTTCTTGGGCGACAGGTCGTGGCAGCCCTATTTCTTTAAAGATTTTCTCGTCTTTCACGCCCTGTTCGGATGGCTTGTTCTCATGCTGTGGGGGCCGCGCAACCTTGTTGTCAAACTTATAATCTCCCTCATTGGCATCGGAATCGTCTACCTGTCGGACAATCGAACCGCTCTGGGCGCGCTGGCAATCGTGGCATCGGTCACCTTCCTTGCATTTCGCTTTCAACGCAGCGTTCCTGGCTGGGTCCTGAAAACGGCCATGGTCGCCATGCCGACCGGCCTGGTTTTGATCAGCTTGATCCTTTCATTGCTGTTGCCGCTGAAGATCGTCAGCCTGCAGGGCTATTCCGATACATCGGCGCTGGCCTCCCGCGCGATGCTGATAGAAGTCGTCAAGAAGGAAGTCAAAGAAAATCCATGGCGACTGATCGTCGGCCAGGGTTGGGGGCATTATACGCAGCAACTTCTTTCGCACCTTCGCCTGCACACGATCAAAACGTATTTCGACTTATCGAACGAAGACCGGCTTCACCACTGGGACGCCACGATCAGAGTGGACTTTCACAGCCATAACGAGGTGGTCGAAGCGCTGTCGGCTGGCGGAATGCCTGCGGCGGCACTGGCGATTCTTCCCCTGGCTTTCCTTGGCTGGCGAACGAGATCAAGACGCTGGCCGGTCGTGGCAGCCGCGATGGCCGGTTGGGCGTTCTTGCAGGGCTTCTGGTTCATGCTCCCCATTTCGCTGCCGTTGATGGCCGTGGCGACAGCCTCAGCTGGACGCCCGCTTTTCCATCCACCGGCCTTAAGCAAGCACGCGAAGCCCTGGCCAATCATCTGCCTGACAATCGCCGCCTTGCTGCTCGGGGCCATCATGGTTCTGAAGAATGACGCTAACAACGGCAGGGAGGTCCTCAACCATCGTCTCGACGCCTCGATCGACAAAGAGGTTGCCGCTTGCGATTCGCCGCTTGCCAACCACGCCAGAGGCCATCTTCACCACGCAAACATTCTGCGCCGCCTAGGAAGCGATGTTGTATCGATACTGTCCGCAGGTCGGAATTTGCGCGAAGGCGTCGTTGAGCGACTGGACCGAACACTTTGCCATGCTCGAGACGCTGCGCAATATCCAAGCGGCTTGGTGCTGGGAGTGGCCGCAATCGGCGTCTATTCGGATATTGCCTACAGCGACGCATCCGAAGGGTTCGAGCCAATTCGAATCAAGCTGCTATCCGGTTGGCAAACGACATTGGAAAGAGTGCTTGCCCAAGCACCTGAAAGAACGGATCTGGCCGTTCCATATTTTTCCTGGCTTCTAGCGAAAGGCGACGAGGCGACTCTCGCCAAGTTTGCCCAATCGCTTCTGTCGCGCAAGGGGGACGACCCTGTTGGCCTGTGGTTCTCCGGCATCGTTATGCTCGCTTATCCGGAAACGTCTTCCCAGGGAATCGAGCGCATGCTGCGCGCAATCGACCTGGGAATCGAGGAAGTCATGCCGCTCGACAACCACATCCGAACGCAGATCAAGGAATGGCGCGTACAATAG
- a CDS encoding beta-glucosidase — protein sequence MSSINRGVSMSIDPAKASWPKDFLWGFSTSAYQVEGAVAEDGRGPSIWDTYCRIPGKVANGDTGDVACDHYHRYAEDIDLLKRLNAKAYRFSVSWPRVLPKGKISQLNEKGLDFYDRVIDKTLENGIQPWLCLYHWDLPQALHDLGGWANRDSVGWFADYAALIARRYGDRVKHFATFNEFCVFTLFGYSIPWAAPGIVDREQHLKAIHHVNLAHGAGIDVLRDLVPDAKLGMIYNIQDVWPETDTPENRAAASLLDEHWNLAFPDPQLLGYYPPQIGKAIEPYIQPGDMARISRPVDWLGLNHYGPIFAKADPKGIWGFGWGDSPEKDKNDEVGWAIYPEAFRDLLLRLTSRYKLPIYVTENGCGGEDKVDANGEVDDPRRITYLKLFIGAMYEAMEKGADVRGYFVWSFLDNFEWGSGYGNRFGLVHVDFESQKRTPKSSAGWYAKLIG from the coding sequence ATGAGTTCGATCAATCGGGGGGTAAGCATGAGCATCGATCCAGCCAAGGCTTCCTGGCCCAAGGACTTTCTGTGGGGATTTTCGACCTCGGCCTATCAGGTCGAAGGCGCCGTGGCCGAAGACGGGCGCGGCCCCAGCATCTGGGATACATATTGCCGCATTCCCGGCAAGGTGGCGAACGGCGATACCGGCGACGTGGCCTGCGACCATTATCACCGCTACGCCGAGGATATCGATCTTCTGAAACGCTTGAACGCCAAGGCTTATCGCTTCTCGGTGTCATGGCCGCGCGTGCTGCCCAAGGGCAAGATCAGCCAGCTCAACGAGAAGGGACTCGATTTCTATGATCGTGTGATCGACAAGACGCTGGAAAATGGCATCCAGCCTTGGCTGTGTCTGTATCATTGGGATCTGCCCCAGGCGTTGCACGATCTGGGTGGCTGGGCCAACCGCGACAGCGTGGGCTGGTTTGCCGATTACGCGGCCCTGATCGCCAGACGCTATGGCGATCGGGTAAAACATTTCGCCACCTTCAACGAATTCTGCGTCTTTACGCTGTTCGGCTATTCCATTCCCTGGGCGGCGCCCGGCATCGTCGACCGCGAACAGCATCTGAAGGCCATTCATCACGTCAATCTGGCGCATGGGGCGGGGATCGACGTGCTGCGCGATCTAGTGCCGGATGCCAAGCTGGGCATGATCTACAATATCCAGGATGTCTGGCCCGAGACCGACACGCCCGAGAACCGCGCCGCCGCCAGCCTACTTGACGAACATTGGAATCTGGCCTTTCCCGACCCTCAATTGCTGGGCTACTACCCGCCCCAGATCGGCAAGGCCATCGAGCCATATATACAGCCCGGCGACATGGCCAGAATTTCGCGCCCCGTCGATTGGCTGGGCCTCAATCACTATGGCCCCATCTTCGCCAAAGCCGATCCCAAAGGCATCTGGGGGTTCGGTTGGGGCGATTCGCCCGAAAAGGACAAAAACGACGAAGTGGGCTGGGCCATCTATCCCGAAGCCTTTCGCGATCTGTTGCTGCGCCTGACCAGCCGCTACAAGTTGCCCATCTATGTCACCGAGAATGGCTGCGGCGGCGAGGACAAGGTGGACGCCAATGGCGAGGTGGACGATCCCAGGCGCATCACCTACCTAAAACTTTTCATCGGCGCCATGTATGAGGCGATGGAGAAAGGGGCCGACGTGCGTGGCTATTTCGTCTGGTCTTTCCTGGACAATTTCGAATGGGGATCAGGCTACGGCAACCGGTTCGGCCTGGTTCACGTCGATTTCGAAAGCCAGAAACGCACGCCGAAATCTTCGGCCGGCTGGTACGCCAAACTGATCGGTTAA
- a CDS encoding DUF1134 domain-containing protein produces MPRSELSRRDILTGAAAAATLAALPAKVFAAGKDDDGKTFSKNEIMQKAEGFFGATTKGLAEVIEKAFADHGRPNALILGSEAGGAFVVGVRFGEGQLERKQGAGRKLYWQGPSAGFDFGGNASKVFTLIYHLNSADELFQRFPGVDGSLYVVAGASLNYQQSGRIILAPIRTGVGLRAGANVGYVHYTREHSWIPL; encoded by the coding sequence ATGCCCCGCTCTGAGCTTTCGCGCCGTGACATTCTGACCGGCGCCGCCGCCGCCGCCACCTTGGCCGCCCTGCCTGCAAAGGTGTTCGCGGCAGGTAAAGACGACGATGGAAAGACCTTTTCCAAAAACGAGATCATGCAAAAGGCCGAAGGATTTTTCGGAGCCACCACCAAGGGGCTGGCCGAAGTGATCGAAAAGGCCTTCGCCGATCACGGGCGGCCCAATGCGCTGATCTTGGGATCGGAGGCAGGCGGCGCTTTCGTGGTGGGCGTTCGGTTTGGCGAGGGCCAATTGGAGCGCAAGCAAGGCGCTGGTCGCAAGCTGTACTGGCAAGGTCCCTCGGCGGGCTTCGATTTCGGCGGCAACGCCTCGAAGGTCTTCACGCTGATCTATCATCTGAACAGCGCCGACGAATTGTTCCAGCGATTCCCTGGCGTCGATGGCAGTCTTTATGTGGTGGCCGGAGCCAGCCTGAACTATCAGCAAAGCGGCAGGATCATCCTGGCCCCCATCCGCACCGGCGTGGGCTTGCGCGCAGGGGCCAATGTCGGCTACGTCCATTACACCCGCGAGCATTCCTGGATACCGCTGTGA
- a CDS encoding UbiX family flavin prenyltransferase: MVVAITGASGAVYGIEALKALRSAKIPTHLVLSQAATQTIKLETKTNDQAVRDLADQVYDEGDIAAAISSGSFKTRGMLVAPCSIKTLSGIANSYADGLIVRAADVTLKERRPLVLMVRETPLHRGHLDLMLRAADMGAIILPPLPAFYHQPKSVLDIVHQSVGKALDLLGIEHNLFKPWNGPHG; encoded by the coding sequence CTGGTCGTCGCCATTACCGGGGCCAGCGGCGCCGTCTATGGCATCGAAGCCCTGAAAGCGCTTAGGTCAGCCAAAATCCCCACGCATCTGGTCTTGAGCCAGGCTGCGACGCAGACCATCAAGCTGGAAACCAAAACCAACGACCAGGCAGTGCGCGACCTGGCCGATCAGGTTTACGACGAAGGCGACATCGCGGCCGCCATCTCTTCCGGCTCCTTCAAGACCAGGGGCATGCTGGTTGCCCCCTGTTCGATAAAAACCCTGTCGGGCATCGCCAATTCATATGCCGACGGGTTGATCGTGCGGGCCGCCGACGTCACCTTGAAAGAGCGCCGTCCGCTGGTGCTGATGGTGCGCGAAACGCCGCTGCACAGGGGACATCTGGATCTGATGCTGCGCGCCGCCGATATGGGGGCCATCATCCTGCCCCCCCTGCCCGCCTTCTATCACCAGCCGAAATCGGTGCTCGACATCGTGCATCAATCGGTGGGCAAGGCGCTTGATCTACTGGGGATCGAGCACAATCTGTTCAAACCATGGAACGGCCCCCATGGATAG
- a CDS encoding HD domain-containing protein: protein MPVIGFRFAVLGALLGIVNIALAVVLVIVHQANVEAARQTAVDLFGQIGAKIEEQIQSSMNLAMTTADVVSNLRDLSEPQSGSPLEHPAFGQLRAIQKINPSLYSLYVGYEDGGFLQLIAVRNKETVIKTINAPEGTQEARRIIQGQGAARVELWAFTDDAGKVLGVRRNEAPAYDPRQRPWFATAKTADDTFLSDPYIFNSQPKPGITVSRRMKSGQGVAGVDIALDGLSQLAASQKISANGRVILTDAQNHVLGASDDVLGTSPPLTGLADISHPLAKLASKHASQKDEGIVSDGKSEFLSRHFRWQGSGKEINIHVLAPFDDFAGHIRRIDSFILLFSLLVVGATIPAGIWVARQLSKSIVELAGDAERIRELDFTGEVPPPTPIREIQTLTAAFAVMKKQILERTRLLGASQETLRRLIELGISLGAESSSGQLSETALAEAMRLTGAEGGTLYIRHNEKRLQLAIIRNSPLELSVGGRDGDDMELPELDLWNPDDDTPIRDNFIADAVHGGQVIAIDDVRSWTKHDMQGVIEFDEVTGYETKSMLIIPLTTPNGDVIGVLQLINMKAEGGNFSSHRSASQRHVMALASQVAVALQNRVLIKAQENLIDGMVDIISSAIDTKSPYTAGHASRLMEIAVMLADEAGKSQEDAFSDYEVPSRDARRELRTAALLHDCGKVTTPEYVVDKATKLETIHNRLHEIRTRFEVLLRDAEIDRLRALADGEDEDAANQAFAERRDELQDDFAFVAQCNVGAEQMHGDDIERLKRIGTTTWLRYFDDRLGLSVEELRRLKDAPAPPIPAVEPLLSDRPEHRIPWTGREKFHDPSWKFALSIPRVMYDRGEIYNLSISRGTLTAEERFKINEHAIQGVVMLNSMSFPAQLRNVPEIAGAHHEAINGKGYPRGIKKDDMSVSARILAIADIFEALTAADRPYKKPKSLSESIDILAGFRDRQHIDPDLFALFLRTGVYRRYAESFLQPEQIDAVDIEKHLN, encoded by the coding sequence ATGCCGGTCATTGGATTTCGTTTTGCCGTCCTTGGCGCTTTGCTGGGCATCGTGAACATTGCCCTGGCGGTTGTCCTTGTCATCGTGCATCAGGCCAATGTCGAAGCTGCTCGCCAGACCGCCGTCGATCTCTTCGGCCAAATCGGCGCGAAGATCGAAGAGCAGATTCAAAGCAGCATGAATCTGGCCATGACGACGGCCGACGTGGTCAGCAACTTGCGCGACCTGTCCGAACCGCAATCGGGAAGCCCGCTCGAACATCCCGCCTTCGGGCAATTGCGCGCCATACAGAAGATCAATCCCAGCCTCTATTCGCTTTATGTCGGCTATGAAGATGGCGGCTTCTTGCAATTGATCGCCGTGCGCAACAAGGAAACCGTCATCAAAACGATCAACGCGCCCGAGGGCACGCAGGAAGCCAGACGCATCATCCAAGGTCAAGGGGCCGCCCGGGTCGAATTATGGGCCTTCACGGACGATGCGGGAAAGGTATTGGGTGTGCGCCGCAACGAGGCGCCCGCCTACGATCCCCGCCAACGTCCATGGTTCGCGACCGCCAAGACGGCGGACGATACGTTTCTGTCCGACCCCTATATTTTCAATTCACAACCCAAACCCGGAATCACGGTTTCCAGGCGCATGAAAAGCGGACAGGGCGTTGCGGGCGTGGACATCGCGCTTGACGGCCTAAGCCAGCTTGCCGCCAGCCAGAAGATTTCCGCAAACGGTCGGGTCATCCTGACCGATGCGCAGAACCACGTGCTGGGCGCCTCGGATGACGTGCTGGGAACCTCCCCGCCCCTGACCGGCTTGGCCGACATCTCGCACCCGCTGGCCAAGCTGGCCAGCAAACATGCGTCCCAAAAAGACGAAGGCATCGTATCGGACGGCAAGTCGGAATTCCTGTCGCGCCATTTCCGCTGGCAGGGCAGCGGCAAGGAAATCAACATTCACGTCCTGGCTCCCTTTGACGATTTCGCCGGGCACATTCGCCGCATCGACAGCTTCATTCTTCTTTTCTCGCTGCTGGTTGTGGGAGCCACGATCCCGGCAGGCATTTGGGTTGCGCGCCAATTGAGCAAAAGCATCGTCGAACTGGCGGGCGACGCCGAAAGAATCCGCGAGTTGGACTTTACCGGAGAGGTTCCGCCGCCGACGCCCATTCGCGAAATCCAAACGCTGACGGCTGCCTTCGCCGTCATGAAAAAGCAGATATTGGAACGTACCCGTCTTCTGGGCGCCTCGCAGGAAACCTTGCGCCGCCTGATCGAGCTTGGCATTTCGTTGGGGGCGGAGAGCAGTTCCGGGCAATTGTCAGAAACGGCCTTGGCCGAAGCCATGCGCCTGACCGGAGCCGAGGGCGGCACGCTTTACATCCGCCATAACGAAAAACGGCTGCAGTTGGCCATCATCCGCAACAGCCCGCTCGAACTGTCGGTTGGCGGACGCGACGGCGACGACATGGAATTGCCCGAGCTTGACCTTTGGAACCCGGACGACGACACGCCCATCCGCGACAATTTCATCGCCGACGCCGTGCATGGCGGCCAGGTGATCGCCATCGACGACGTTCGTAGTTGGACAAAGCACGACATGCAGGGCGTGATCGAGTTCGATGAGGTGACGGGATACGAAACAAAATCCATGTTGATCATCCCCCTAACCACGCCGAACGGCGACGTCATCGGCGTTCTTCAATTGATCAACATGAAGGCTGAAGGCGGAAACTTTTCCTCGCACCGAAGCGCTTCGCAGCGTCACGTCATGGCCCTGGCCAGCCAGGTGGCTGTGGCCCTGCAAAACAGGGTTCTGATCAAAGCCCAGGAAAACCTGATCGACGGCATGGTCGATATCATTTCATCGGCCATCGACACCAAAAGCCCCTATACGGCCGGGCATGCCAGCAGGCTGATGGAAATCGCCGTCATGCTGGCCGACGAGGCCGGCAAGTCGCAAGAGGACGCCTTCTCGGATTACGAAGTGCCATCAAGGGACGCAAGGCGCGAGTTGCGCACCGCCGCCCTGTTGCACGATTGCGGCAAAGTGACGACGCCGGAATATGTGGTCGACAAGGCCACGAAGCTGGAGACCATCCACAACCGCCTGCATGAAATAAGAACCCGTTTCGAGGTGCTGCTGCGCGACGCTGAAATAGACAGATTGAGGGCACTGGCCGATGGCGAGGACGAGGATGCCGCCAACCAAGCGTTCGCAGAACGCCGCGACGAGTTGCAAGACGATTTCGCCTTTGTCGCGCAATGCAATGTCGGTGCCGAACAGATGCATGGCGACGACATCGAACGCTTGAAGCGGATTGGCACGACGACTTGGCTTCGCTATTTCGACGATCGGCTTGGCCTGTCGGTCGAGGAACTTCGCCGCTTAAAGGATGCGCCAGCTCCACCCATTCCAGCGGTAGAGCCGTTGCTTTCCGACCGACCCGAGCACCGCATCCCCTGGACGGGCCGCGAAAAGTTTCACGACCCAAGCTGGAAGTTCGCGCTTTCGATTCCGAGAGTCATGTATGACCGGGGCGAAATCTACAACCTGTCGATTTCTCGCGGCACGCTGACGGCCGAAGAAAGGTTCAAGATCAACGAGCACGCCATCCAGGGCGTCGTCATGTTGAACAGCATGTCCTTCCCTGCCCAGTTACGCAACGTGCCCGAGATCGCAGGCGCTCACCACGAAGCCATCAACGGCAAGGGCTATCCGCGCGGCATCAAGAAGGACGACATGTCGGTCTCGGCGCGCATTCTGGCCATCGCCGACATTTTCGAAGCCCTGACCGCCGCCGACCGCCCTTACAAGAAACCGAAGTCGTTGTCGGAATCCATCGACATTCTGGCCGGTTTCAGGGACCGCCAACATATTGATCCCGATTTATTCGCGCTTTTCCTTCGCACGGGTGTATACCGGCGCTATGCGGAATCGTTCCTGCAACCGGAACAAATCGATGCCGTCGACATTGAAAAGCATCTGAACTGA